In Euwallacea fornicatus isolate EFF26 chromosome 20, ASM4011564v1, whole genome shotgun sequence, a single window of DNA contains:
- the bchs gene encoding WD repeat and FYVE domain-containing protein 3 has protein sequence MNIMRKLRNAGGSTPASSSESAADSSTHTQLGLMHLKKLFLEYMHHSQPLTEQEKDDKLYNMLPLFCKVFGASPSGDMNEKFWDILAFCHQVSLLMVSEIRKRASNQSTEAASSAIATFLEIENCEESSNGWMLLSTLNLLAAGNATLIQVMSEVSVPSTLVKCLYIFFDLPEISENDSNTKDCTSDFTPHERRILLQKIFVQLLVRLCSHRIAAEELAKKDDLTLLFSAITSSCPSYNIMWRKSAAEVLMTLSRHGLTPPVVGYIHNKSCVALCIDNMKKVPELAPLELVEMFVTVFCFLKDSSDVSATLLDDFRQSQGYVFLSEFLLKLETEKAAEAQESVRNLVLMVTSLCMCGYIELKSSQASTGSLFQMPGFILPQPSGRGTSIRNIQAFQVLQSTFLKSNSTLICSTILDAISSIYHSDNANYFILENQNTLSQFTEKIHHKPAEVQRKLFELMEFLVFTLNFVPCKELISMSLFLKSHSLNHIECSISCMKTLLNILKHNAIFKDVYREVGLLEVIVTLLSRYASFLENKKLNAGKGMPPGQEKLGGLVVEGIILLLNGNISNTTVLRECGGAKCVHGLVQYFDSRFASLGIIKELILSSGGDDDMSQLLNTLHSASRDDLDLKIDILDSLKLCLKESHRTRTVFRKTNGFVYVTSVLVALEGRLGKLENNPQVFQLLSLVFQTICIAMRFEPANAKFFFYEVCRTSLCDTLKLLGCFSTEKVDKISESDFEPPANDHHDLFHNLFVGPVINFEVPPGISPALAYTTVVYRLMYDLALDLYDRANMSTAMYVIKSPPLSREQSNDNGNGTLKNKKANVNSLNFSPPSPEPVIVHPGVIICMFQLLPCIQDRDFETHLSLQLYVAEVIKSLVRSERNQQVMCDKGFVSSILEVGSAPLQNESHPLHGHMQYMLERLAAQALESIDLRTFLRFGNPLCCLPLGSTEPGGGPVPLTRVKTIVSMTTPKDFRAQASYTSPPFVEFDMSAEGFGCLYLPSIAPQSLLTPSVVSGLESTISGGIGSGDRLFPPQTGLSYSTWICVDKFSDPRSDPHSVHLLTVVRNYNGGKEDVVCLSVVLSTRDKAIIVSTRETRVPNRDWEPEGTGEYSARVWYPDLLKEAQWHHIAVVLNRAVLKNSSLALYIDGLQVHSQKMHYISQNPGGPTTNLNGLTSVYGYIGTPPAWRRFSRLCWKQGPCHLFEEVLPPTTVAQMYQLGPHYMGSFLAPGNMSTVEPMQLVSEEKVVFGLNAKAVSHLTLNKIRKVYSRADNKSIAKQLGMSSHESATPIRILHNSVGHLAGSSRTLGGIVIGYLGVRVFCPRPVAITIDTIGGCSVLLGLIAMAQDQESLYAGVKALVCVARSNKVAQAEMDRRRSYQTLAMLLRRKRHLLNSHILHLAFGLVGTVDSGRESSAIPNRTAFQDLLCDFEIWHEAPGDLLRSHLEHLYELVYESSEKKHNTWVMRDLCVVEKLLHITPDVKHTATRQVLFSLLTTLLGSQPRSNDLLLFGQFIASTLPRSGTMNEKNIVLREGEPECEVILLRNRCLTVLHSLVFSSRNQVGEEITKILGFDWLISFMQPNVHSTSVLWALRILVAACSSPFLICRFREGTSNGGWLKHSEQVTHNKMAVVLGCPPHSPSVGGEHKTDVLHIPGFQYLSWLLPSHLDIPEIYFLLTALMMGQPAKLLPADTKFDLDTVWGFLWGSSLNSQPINSVVPRITLCAEAVVVLLGMMRALIHSDPDSLPEWLKDHTISIVQVLFQLYHNMPEFMPIFMSSEVLSALASTLFPLPSQLSEESAESSGLSTPAGDETGDIMIVSRSPTEDEPLTSHPARQFVIDFVRVIVVDSLSLATTGKTSPVIDLVLDAYPSNSSNAQQVAYQTEILITLMEHLLAADMLVGDQAAIPIVPLANAHIQHVAPNVFYLSARIVDKMWQGSLHRDPHEVFDFIVKLIGQAKRRTGNLSLEGLHHCLNRTILFLLSRNTDSIADQMSVLEALHKLTTNRLIVFGAGNHELDFIGCLTYCLLQLTADMRIALETTTTSSVPRTTWHVNPGQDLESRDELLNAHQGRNLMATAATRVWEELYVCKKPAIEEVFKVTLPPPNLNAKAPDLVAVREQIYEAAVKLWLNYIESERKAAYKVPWELHNQLQSKIHKVTGGLTRLASRTKVRKEETARIRVNIKNKQAMDWMINHVGIICELVEMRRQQHQNTTQHTQRYVHQEWLQTENELTRERGLWGPMEPCNLAKWMLDMTEGPHRMRKKTMKNDLFYIHYPYRLEHEKGLLKYKVATSYHSKEYFQAVQQRQHHGVSGMTLELPERTDSISEELSPMPYAALPHLTRLTSDPEDLQEEVDNEEEQPTPPPDNQTLLRLLEHNEKISYMFRVARIQGLDTTEGLLLFGQEYCYIVDGFTLLKNREIRDIDSVPHNANEYEPILPNPGSPRRSRNMRQCSKFSYEDIREVHKRRYLLQPMALEVFSGDGRNYLLAFPRKQRNKVYQRFMTTATGISDSAQQSVAGQKRTANVEQATSLLSNLIGETSVTQRWVRGEISNFQYLMYLNTLAGRSYNDLMQYPVFPWILAEYDSEELDLSDPATFRDFTKPMGAQSPDRLEQFRKRFKEWDDPHGETPPYHYGTHYSSAMIVCSYLVRLEPFTQHFLRLQGGHFDLADRMFHSIKEAWTSASRHNMADVKELIPEFFYLPEFLENSNQFDLGVKQNGVALGDVVLPPWAKQDPREFIRAHRQALECDYVSQNLHHWIDLIFGYKQHGQPAVEAVNVFHHLFYEGNVDIYNIDDPLKKNATIGFINNFGQIPKQLFKKPHPSKKMGSNNRASVIIDTGSLVQAFILPQPDKLFFHHLDNLRPSLQPIKEVKGPVGQILQVDKSVLAVEQNKVLMPPTFGKYVAWGFADHSIRIGNYESEKAVFVSENVEQNNGEILACVCPSPKIIVTAGTGSVVTVWGYEPRKRAMTIKHRLYAHTDAVTCLAASPAYNVIVSGSRDSTAIIWDLSRGVFVRQLRGHAGPVAAVAVNELTGDIATCAATWLHVWSINGCALAAVNTCVGRADRMQQILCVAFSQAHDWDPMNVVITGSTDGVTRMWSLDYVQVPIEDDQQKSTEILKLRTESESGVADKLSNETSIKTPVPHHRLVKQIHVSQESSRNLMKSGSESSLSGDAGPKTPKIEMIITCEGSPKEWQREQQEEKETCSDGEEPPVPPVRRRRSSRVHGGFRSEGGHSTESGSLEIDDASGLRTSKSDTSLTDSFVIVDSQKKNRNPHNALRLGFKWQRQLVFRSKLTMHTAYDRKDNAAPASISALAVSKDHRVIYVGDTRGRVFSWSVSDVAGRAADHWLKDEGAENCASCSVRFTIYERRHHCRNCGQVFCSRCSRFESEISRLRILKPVRVCQTCYAALRGDHK, from the exons ATGAATATTATGCGCAAATTGCGTAATGCTGGAGGCTCAACACCAGCCTCCAGCTCAGAAAGTGCTGCAGACTCTTCGACTCACACACAGTTAGGTTTAATGCACCTAAAAAAGTTATTCCTTGAGTACATGCACCACTCTCAGCCACTTACTGAGCAGGAGAAGGATGATAAACTTTACAACATGCTGCCATTATTTTGCAAG GTCTTTGGTGCAAGCCCTAGTGGCGACATGAATGAAAAGTTTTGGGACATTTTAGCATTTTGCCATCAAGTGTCTCTTTTAATGGTTTCAGAGATTCGGAAAAGAGCTTCCAACCAAAGCACTGAGGCTGCAAGCTCAGCTATTGCTACCTTtctagaaattgaaaattgtgagGAGTCTAGTAATGGTTGGATGCTCTTGTCTACATTAAATCTGTTAGCTGCAGGAAATGCAACATTAATCCAA gTAATGTCAGAAGTGTCAGTGCCGTCAACTTTAGTGAAATGcctctatatattttttgatttaccagaaatttcagaaaatgatTCAAATACCAAAGATTGCACTAGCGACTTTACCCCCCATGAACGGAGAATATTGTTACAGAAAATTTTTGTCCag CTTTTGGTTCGCTTATGCAGTCATCGGATAGCTGCAGAAGAACTGGCAAAAAAGGACGATTTAACTCTATTATTTTCTGCGATTACATCCAGTTGCCCTTCATATAACATCATGTGGCGGAAAAGTGCTGCCGAAGTATTGATGACTTTATCCAGGCATGGATTGACACCACCAGTAGTTGGATATATACATA ATAAATCCTGTGTGGCGCTGTGCATAGACAATATGAAAAAAGTACCTGAACTAGCACCCCTTGAACTAGTCGAAATGTTTGTTACGGTTTTCTGTTTCCTAAAAGACTCTAGTGATGTGTCTGCGACATTGTTGGATGATTTCCGTCAGTCACAGGGTTACGTTTTCCTGTCCGAGTTCCTACTCAA ATTAGAAACTGAGAAAGCAGCTGAGGCTCAAGAGTCGGTGAGGAATCTAGTGTTGATGGTCACCTCATTATGCATGTGCGGTTACATAGAACTGAAATCTTCCCAGGCGTCGACAGGCTCACTATTCCAAATGCCTGGATTTATTTTACCTCAGCCTTCAGGTAGAGGTACAAGTATCAGGAACATACAGGCATTTCAAGTCCTccaaagtacttttttgaaATCGAATTCAACATTGATTTGTTCCACTATTTTGGACGCCATTTCTAGCATTTACCATTCAGACAATgccaattattttatattggaGAATCAGAATACATTGAGCCAATTCACCGAAAAAATCCATCACAAACCCGCGGAGGTGCAACGCAAGCTCTTCGAGTTGATGGAGTTTTTAGTGTtcactttaaattttgttcccTGCAAAGAACTGATATCAATGTCGCTGTTTCTGAAGTCGCACAGTTTAAATCACATAGAATGCAGCATATCGTGCATGAAGAcgcttttaaatattttgaaacacaACGCTATTTTTAAAGACGTTTATCGAGAAGTGGGACTTTTGGAGGTGATCGTGACCTTATTGAGTCGTTACGCGAGTTTCCTGGAAAACAAGAAGCTAAACGCGGGTAAAGGAATGCCTCCCGGCCAAGAAAAATTGGGGGGATTGGTGGTTGAAGGcataattttgcttttaaatgGTAATATTTCCAATACAACTGTTTTGAGAGAATGTGGGGGGGCAAAATGTGTTCATGGCCTTGTACAGTATTTTGATAGCAG GTTCGCATCATTAGGAATTATCaaggaattaattttaagtagtGGCGGAGACGACGACATGAGCCAATTGCTAAATACGTTACATTCCGCTTCTCGCGATGatttggatttaaaaattgatatccTCGACTCCTTAAAGTTGTGCTTAAAAGAATCTCATCGGACGAGGACCGTTTTCAGAAAG ACCAACGGTTTCGTTTACGTCACAAGTGTCTTGGTAGCCTTGGAGGGACGTCTAGGCAAACTAGAAAATAACCCCCAAGTTTTCCAACTTTTATCCTTGGTATTTCAAACCATCTGCATAGCCATGAGGTTCGAACCGGCCAATGCAAAGTTCTTTTTCTACGAAGTTTGTCGGACTAGTCTGTGCGATACCTTGAAATTGTTGGGCTGTTTTTCGACCGAGAAGGTGGATAAAATCAGCGAGAGTGATTTTGAGCCACCTGCCAATGACCATCATGACCTGTTCCACAATCTGTTTGTGGGCCCTGTGATTAACTTCGA AGTTCCTCCAGGAATTTCACCGGCCTTAGCGTACACAACCGTGGTGTATCGGCTAATGTACGACTTAGCTTTGGATTTGTATGACAGAGCGAATATGAGTACTGCCATGTATGTGATAAAGTCGCCACCATTGTCTAGGGAGCAAAGT AACGATAATGGCAAcggaacattaaaaaacaaaaaagcgaACGTGAACAGCCTAAATTTCAGCCCTCCTTCTCCAGAGCCCGTTATCGTCCATCCTGGAGTGATAATCTGCATGTTTCAACTACTGCCGTGCATACAG gaCAGAGACTTTGAGACTCATTTGAGTCTGCAGCTGTACGTTGCTGAAGTGATCAAGTCGCTGGTGCGCAGCGAAAGGAACCAGCAAGTTATGTGCGACAAGGGCTTCGTTAGCTCCATTTTGGAGGTTGGCTCGGCTCCACTCCAAAATGAATCTCATCCGTTGCATGGCCATATGCAGTATATGCTGGAGAGATTGGCAGCCCAAGCTTTAGAATCCATCGATCTCAGGACTTTTCTGAG GTTTGGTAATCCCCTATGTTGCCTTCCTTTGGGTTCAACAGAGCCAGGAGGAGGACCAGTACCACTTACACGTGTCAAAACCATCGTGTCCATGACAACTCCCAAGGATTTTCGAGCTCAGGCCTCCTACACTTCTCCTCCTTTCGTGGAATTCGACATGTCAGCGGAGGGCTTCGGTTGCCTGTATCTGCCAAGTATTGCCCCCCAATCCTTGTTAACCCCTAGTGTGGTTTCGGGGCTGGAGAGTACAATCTCAGGAGGGATTGGCTCGG GTGATCGATTATTTCCTCCCCAAACTGGACTGAGCTATTCTACTTGGATTTGTGTGGATAAGTTTTCAGACCCGAGAAGCGATCCACATTCTGTCCATTTGTTGACTGTGGTGAGGAATTATAATGGAGGTAAAGAAGACGTCGTTTGCCTGAGTGTGGTGTTGTCAACCAGAGATAAGGCAATTATTGTGTCAACTAGGGAGACTCGAGTTCCAAATA GAGACTGGGAGCCGGAGGGTACAGGCGAATACAGTGCCCGCGTTTGGTACCCGGACTTGTTGAAGGAAGCTCAATGGCACCACATAGCCGTGGTTCTAAACAGGGCTGTACTTAAAAACTCATCATTGGCTCTCTATATCGATGGCCTGCAAGTGCATTCCCAGAAAATGCACTATATTTCTCAGAATCCTGGGGGCCCGACTACTAATTTAAACGGTCTCACCTCAGTTTACGGGTACATTGGCACACCTCCGGCTTGGAGAAGGTTTTCGAGATTGTGCTGGAAACAGGGACCTTGCCATCTCTTTGAGGAG GTTTTGCCTCCAACGACAGTGGCTCAAATGTATCAATTGGGTCCGCATTACATGGGCTCGTTTCTGGCCCCTGGTAATATGTCCACCGTGGAACCGATGCAGTTGGTGTCGGAGGAGAAAGTGGTTTTTGGCCTTAATGCCAAAGCAGTGTCCCATTTAACTCTTAATAAGATCCGGAAAGTTTATAGTAGGGCTGATAACAAGTCAATTG CCAAACAACTGGGTATGTCAAGCCATGAAAGTGCTACACCCATCAGGATTCTTCACAACTCAGTTGGACATCTTGCTGGATCCTCAAGGACTTTAGGGGGAATTGTAATTGGGTATTTAG GTGTTCGAGTCTTCTGTCCGAGACCCGTGGCAATCACCATCGACACTATCGGGGGCTGTTCGGTGCTTCTCGGGCTCATAGCGATGGCCCAAGACCAAGAGAGCCTGTACGCAGGCGTTAAGGCACTAGTTTGCGTAGCGCGAAGCAATAAAGTTGCTCAAGCTGAAATGGACAGGCGCAGGAGCTATCAGACTCTAGCAATGCTGTTGCGCCGCAAAAGACACTTGCTCaattctcatattttgcaCTTGGCTTTTGGACTTGTTGGAACCGTCGACAGCGGAAG GGAATCATCGGCAATACCAAACAGGACGGCTTTTCAAGATCTTCTCTGTGACTTCGAAATATGGCATGAAGCTCCAGGAGATCTACTGCGCTCCCATCTTGAACACTTGTACGAACTGGTCTATGAATCTAGTGAGAAAAAACACAACACGTGGGTTATGAGAGATCTATGCGTGGTGGAAAAATTGCTGCATATCACTCCTGATGTCAAACACACTGCTACTAGACAA GTTCTTTTTTCGCTATTGACTACCCTCTTAGGTTCTCAACCGAGATCAAACGATTTGTTGCTTTTTGGACAATTTATAGCTTCAACTTTGCCACGAAGTGGCACTATGAATGAAAAGAACATTGTGTTGCGGGAAGGCGAGCCCGAATGTGAAGTGATACTGTTGAGAAATAG GTGCCTGACTGTCCTGCATTCGCTCGTTTTCTCAAGTCGAAATCAAGTAGGGGAAGAGATTACTAAAATCTTGGGCTTCGATTGGCTTATTTCTTTCATGCAACCCAACGTCCATTCTACCAGCGTCCTGTGGGCGCTCAGAATACTCGTGGCGGCATGTTCTAGTCCGTTCTTGATTTGCCG TTTCCGTGAAGGTACCAGCAATGGAGGATGGTTAAAGCACTCCGAACAGGTCACTCACAACAAAATGGCAGTGGTCCTAGGCTGCCCTCCCCACTCCCCATCTGTGGGAGGAGAACATAAAACTGATGTCCTGCACATCCCTGGATTTCAGTATTTATCCTGGCTTCTTCCTTCTCACCTCGATATTCCTGAAATCTACTTTCTCTTGACGGCCTTGATGATGGGCCAACCGGCAAAGCTCCTGCCCGCGGACACTAAATTCGATTTGGACACCGTATGGGGGTTCTTGTGGGGGAGTTCTTTAAATAGTCAGCCGATTAATAGCGTGGTACCAAGAATCACATTGTGTGCGGAAGCAGTAGTGGTTCTTTTAGGAATGATGCGCGCTTTGATTCACAGTGATCCGGACAGTTTACCGGAGTGGTTGAAGGACCATACGATTTCGATTGTTCAG GTTTTATTCCAACTCTACCATAATATGCCCGAATTCATGCCTATCTTCATGTCTTCAGAAGTTCTTAGTGCTTTAGCCAGCACTTTATTCCCGCTCCCATCTCAATTGTCAGAAGAAAGTGCCGAAAGCAGCGGTTTATCCACCCCTGCTGGCGACGAGACCGGGGATATAATGATTGTTTCTAG atcCCCCACTGAAGACGAACCACTAACCAGCCACCCTGCCAGACAGTTCGTCATAGATTTTGTTAGAGTTATAGTGGTCGATTCGCTAAGTTTGGCTACTACAGGCAAGACTTCTCCAGTCATAGATTTGGTCTTGGACGCATATCCTTCGAATTCCAGCAACGCCCAACAAGTTGCTTACCAAACTGAG atCTTAATTACATTAATGGAACATCTGCTGGCGGCTGATATGCTTGTGGGCGACCAGGCGGCCATCCCCATCGTACCATTGGCAAACGCCCACATTCAACATGTGGCCCCCAATGTGTTTTACTTGAGCGCCCGAATAGTGGATAAAATGTGGCAGGGATCTTTGCACAGAGATCCACATGAAGTGTTTGATTTTATAG TAAAACTTATTGGACAAGCAAAACGGCGAACTGGAAATTTGTCTCTGGAAGGGCTTCATCATTGCCTGAACCGCACAATTTTGTTCTTGCTGTCAAGAAATACTGATTCCATTGCAGACCAAATGTCGGTTCTGGAAGCGTTGCATAAGCTGACCACCAACAG GTTGATTGTGTTTGGAGCTGGAAATCATGAGTTGGACTTTATCGGTTGTCTCACCTACTGTCTTCTGCAACTCACCGCAGACATGCGCATCGCTTTGGAGACGACCACTACCAGCTCGGTACCAAGAACCACATGGCACGTTAATCCTGGTCAAGATTTAGAGTCGCGTGACGAACTTTTGAATGCACATCAAG GGCGAAATCTAATGGCGACCGCCGCGACTCGAGTTTGGGAGGAATTGTACGTGTGCAAAAAGCCAGCCATTgaagaagttttcaaagtgACTCTGCCccctccaaatttaaatgcGAAAGCCCCGGACTTAGTTGCGGTTCGGGAACAAATATACGAAGCTGCTGTGAAGTTGTGGCTTAATTACATTGAGTCAGAGAGGAAGGCTGCATATAAG GTACCCTGGGAATTGCATAACCAGCTGCAATCGAAAATCCACAAAGTAACCGGGGGATTAACCCGCTTGGCCAGTCGTACTAAAGTGCGCAAAGAGGAGACCGCTAGAATACGcgttaacattaaaaataaacaagcgATGGATTGGATGATAAATCACGTGGGAATCATCTGCGAACTGGTCGAAATGAGGCGGCAACAGCATCAAAATACCACGCAACACACGCAAAG ATATGTCCATCAAGAATGGCTTCAGACTGAAAATGAACTAACAAGGGAACGTGGCCTGTGGGGCCCTATGGAGCCGTGCAACTTGGCGAAATGGATGCTCGATATGACCGAGGGTCCTCATAGAATGCGAAAGAAGACtatgaaaaatgatttattctaTATTCACTACCCTTATCGTTTAGAGCACGAGAaag GTCTCTTGAAGTACAAGGTTGCCACAAGTTACCATAgcaaagaatattttcaagcCGTCCAACAAAGGCAGCACCACGGTGTTAGCGGAATGACGTTAGAGCTCCCTGAACGTACTGACAGTATATCCGAGGAATTGTCCCCTATGCCATATGCAGCATTGCCCCATTTAACTAGGCTCACTTCGGATCCCGAAGACTTGCAAGAGGAAGTCGACAATGAGGAGGAACAGCCCACTCCTCCCCCAGATAATCAAACGTTATTGAGGCTGTTGGAGCACAACGAGAAGATTTCTTATATGTTCAG AGTCGCAAGAATTCAGGGATTAGACACTACTGAAGGGCTACTATTATTTGGACAAGAATACTGTTACATCGTGGACGGGTTCACTTTGCTGAAAAATCGTGAAATTCGCGATATAGATAGTGTTCCTCACAACGCCAACGAGTACGAACCGATTCTACCTAATCCTGGTTCGCCCAGACGCTCCAGGAATATGAGGCAATGTTCCAAATTTTCCTATGAAGATATCAGAGAGGTTCACAAGAGGAG GTACTTGCTGCAACCCATGGCCTTAGAAGTATTTTCCGGTGATGGCCGGAATTATTTGCTCGCTTTCCCTagaaaacaaagaaacaaGGTATATCAAAGATTCATGACTACGGCGACCGGTATTTCTGATAGTGCTCAACAGTCCGTGGCCGGTCAAAAGAGAACCGCCAACGTCGAACAGGCCACGAGCCTATTGAGCAACTTAATAGGGGAGACTAGTGTAACTCAAAG ATGGGTTAGAGgcgaaatatcaaatttccagTATCTTATGTACTTGAATACTTTGGCCGGCCGCTCGTACAATGACCTCATGCAGTATCCAGTATTCCCTTGGATACTAGCGGAGTACGATTCTGAAGAACTAGATCTAAGTGACCCAGCTACTTTCAGGGATTTTACCAAACCCATGGGAGCTCAAAGTCCTGATAGATTGGAACAATTTAGGAAAAGATTTAAG GAATGGGACGATCCTCATGGAGAAACTCCTCCCTATCACTACGGAACGCACTACTCTAGTGCCATGATCGTTTGTTCATATCTAGTGCGGTTGGAGCCGTTCACGCAGCATTTTTTGAGGCTGCAAGGAGGGCACTTTGATTTAGCCGATCGCATGTTTCATTCGATTAAGGAAGCATGGACTTCAGCTTCCAGACACAATATGGCCGACGTCAAGGAGTTGATCCCGGAGTTTTTCTATTTGCCAGAGTTTTTAGAAAACAGCAACCAGTTTGATCTAGGTGTCAAGCAGAATGGGGTTG CTTTGGGCGATGTTGTACTCCCGCCATGGGCAAAACAAGATCCCCGAGAGTTCATCAGAGCTCACAGACAAGCTCTGGAATGCGACTATGTTTCTCAGAATTTGCACCACTGGATCGATCTCATTTTTGGCTATAAGCAGCACGGCCAACCGGCCGTCGAAGCGGTCAACGTGTTCCATCATCTCTTCTACGAAGGAAATGTggatatttataatattgatGACCCTCTTAAGAAG AACGCAACTATTGGGTTCATCAACAACTTTGGTCAAATACCCAAGCAGCTCTTCAAGAAGCCCCACCCGTCTAAGAAAATGGGATCTAATAATCGGGCTTCGGTTATAATTGACACTGGTTCGTTAGTGCAAGCGTTCATTCTGCCTCAGCCGGATAAGCTGTTTTTCCACCACTTGGATAATTTGAGGCCCTCTCTTCAACCTATTAAAG aagttAAAGGGCCAGTAGGGCAGATTCTTCAAGTCGATAAATCAGTTTTGGCAGTTGAACAGAACAAGGTCTTAATGCCGCCAACTTTTGGAAAGTACGTGGCCTGGGGTTTCGCTGATCATTCCATTAGGATAGGAAATTACGAGAGCGAAAAGGCTGTATTTGTTTCGGAGAACGTAGAGCAGAACAACGGTGAAATATTGGCCTGTGTTTGTCCCTCTCCGAAAATCATTGTTACTGCCGGTACTGGTTCG GTAGTAACTGTATGGGGATATGAACCTCGCAAGAGGGCAATGACAATAAAACACAGATTATATGCTCACACCGATGCAGTTACATGTTTGGCGGCCAGTCCTGCCTATAATGTCATCGTTTCCGGGTCGAGAGATTCCACGGCAATCATATGGGATTTATCAAGAGGGGTTTTTGTTCGTCAGCTTAGGG GTCACGCGGGGCCTGTAGCAGCTGTAGCTGTGAATGAATTGACGGGCGATATAGCTACTTGCGCTGCCACTTGGCTCCACGTGTGGAGCATCAACGGTTGCGCCTTGGCAGCAGTCAACACCTGTGTGGGACGAGCGGATCGCATGCAACAGATACTTTGCGTAGCCTTTTCCCAAGCCCATGACTGGGATCCAATGAATGTCGTCATTACTGGATCTACAGACGGTGTTACGAGA ATGTGGTCTCTTGATTACGTCCAAGTTCCCATCGAAGACGATCAACAGAAGAGcactgaaattttgaaacttcgaACTGAAAGTGAGAGCGGCGTCGCTGACAAACTCAGTAACGAGACATCAATCAAAACACCGGTTCCGCATCATCGGCTGGTCAAACAAATTCACGTATCTCAAGAGAGTTCCagaaatttgatgaaatcCGGCTCGGAAAGTAGTCTTTCTGGGGATGCAGGACCCAAAACTCCCAAG ATCGAGATGATAATAACGTGTGAAGGGAGTCCGAAAGAGTGGCAAAGAGAACAACAAGAGGAAAAGGAAACTTGCAGTGACGGTGAGGAACCGCCAGTGCCTCCAGTGAGAAGGCGCCGGTCATCAAGAGTGCACGGAGGTTTTAGAAGTGAAG GTGGACACAGCACTGAAAGCGGTAGCTTGGAAATCGATGACGCTTCAGGTCTAAGGACCAGCAAATCCGACACCAGTCTCACTGATTCTTTCGTTATAGTCGATTCACagaaaaaaaaccgaaatccTCATAATGCACTTCgacttg gGTTTAAGTGGCAGCGACAATTGGTTTTTCGAAGCAAACTTACAATGCATACCGCCTATGATCGAAAGGATAATGCCGCACCGGCATCGATATCTGCTTTAGCGGTGTCAAA AGATCACCGTGTGATCTACGTCGGAGACACTAGAGGTCGCGTTTTCTCTTGGTCAGTGTCTGATGTAGCAGGGCGTGCTGCCGACCACTGGCTCAAAGATGAAGGAGCTGAAAACTGCGCTAGTTGTTCTGTCCGATTCACAATTTATGAAAGACGACATCATTGCAGAAACTGTGGACAG GTGTTCTGTTCTCGGTGTTCACGATTTGAAAGCGAGATTTCTCGTCTGCGTATACTCAAACCCGTCAGAGTTTGTCAGACGTGTTATGCCGCCCTAAGGGGCGACCATAAATAG